The Halichoerus grypus chromosome 15, mHalGry1.hap1.1, whole genome shotgun sequence genome includes a window with the following:
- the ANKRD11 gene encoding ankyrin repeat domain-containing protein 11 isoform X4 has product MESRRTRTQMPPAQSMSWYCKAGSLLEGPWHEMEVPRSKKKEKQGPERKRIKKEPVTRKAGLLFGMGLSGIRAGYPLSERQQVALLMQMTAEESANSPVDTTPKHPSQSTVCQKGTPNSASKTKDKVNKRNERGETRLHRAAIRGDARRIKELIGEGADVNVKDFAGWTALHEACNRGYYDVAKQLLAAGAEVNTKGLDDDTPLHDAANNGHYKVVKLLLRYGGNPQQSNRKGETPLKVANSPTMVNLLLGKGTYTSSEESSTAESSEEEDAPSFAPSSSVDGNNTDSEFEKGLKHKAKNPEPQKTVTPVKDEYEFDEDDEQDRVPPVDDKHLLKKDYRKETKSNSFISIPKMEVKSYTKNNTIAPKKAAHRILSDTSDEEDVGVTVGTGEKLRLSAHAILPSNKTREPSSSKQQKEKKVKKKRKKETKGKEVRFGKRNDKFCSSESDSESSESGEDDGDSVGSSGCLKESPLVLKDPSLFSSLSASSTSSHGSSAAQKQNPSHSDPHAKHWRTDNWKTISSPAWSEVSSLSDSTRTRLTSESDCSSEGSSVESLKPVRKKQEHRKRGSLQSALSEKKSSFHGSVDGAIPKLDKEGKVVKKHKTKHKHKNKEKGLCSVGQELKLKSFTYEYEDSKQRSEKAILLDNDVSSENKLKALKHDRDHFKKDERLGKMKSEDKEWLFKEEVVKVSKDEKSLKRIKDMSRSFREEKDRLNKAEKEKLVKEKSPKEEKLRLYKEERKKKSKDRPSKLEKKNDFKEDRLSKEKEKTFKEEKEKLKKEKVYKEDSSAFDEYCNKSQFLENEDTKFSLSDDQQDRWFSDLSDSSFDFKGDDSWDSPVTDYRDVKSDPVARLILETVKEDSKDKKRENKGREKRDYGDKRNDRDAFFRKKDRDCLDKSCERRKEQMEKHKGVPTCLPEKDKKRRESAEGGRDRKDPLEGTKERKDGRAKPEEAYREELKELGGEASFKDRPDCDFGKGLEPWERLHPAREKEKKEKVKLEKYKDKSSDKDKSEKSILEKCQKDKEFDKCFKEKKDSKEKHKDTHSKDKERKASLDQVKEKREKTFPGLLSEDFPEKKDEKKGKEKSWYIADIFTDESEDEKDEYAASGLRLGEAGDPPRVDGPPDPDRHRKHSADRQHSEKQKDRELREKKKEKGALEGGKDKKEKVLEKHKDKKDKDSAEKYKDRKDRMSVDSTQEKKNKQKPPEKVERKPPAEDKAKSRHRDRPDREHCRDRKASRSTEAEKSLLEKLEEEALHAYREDSNDKASEVSSDSFTDRGQEPGLSALLEVSFTEPPEEKVKEKERHRHSSSSSKKSHDRERIKKDKSEKREKSDDYKDSGGRKDPSQYDKDFSDADAYGIPYGTKADVEDGLDKAIELFSTEKKDKNDSEREPSKKVEKELKPYGSSTASALKERRRREKHREKWRDDRDKHRDRHGDGLLRHHKDEQRPAARDKDNPPNPLRDKSREESLKLSETKLKEKFKENPEKEKGDPAKVSNGNEKLPVSRDVGKRDARPREKLLGDGDLMMTSFERMLSQKDLEVEERHKRHKERMKQMEKMRHRSGDPKLKERMKPAEDARKKSLDAPPKKPLALDPALKDRKLKESAPAPPAAENKPHPGPAVDARDWLAGPHMKEVLPASPRPDQGRPTGVPTPASVVSCPSYEEAMHTPRTPSCSADEYSDLIFDCADPQPVSSTSARACSPSFFDRFSVAAGGVCETASQTPTRPLCTSLYRSVSVDIRRTPEEEFSPGDKLFRQQSVPTASTYDSPGQHLEDKAPGPPGPAEKFACLSPGYYSPDYGIPSPKADALHCPPAAAVNTTPSPEGAFPGLQAKSPPPHRDELLAPSMEGALPPDLGIPLDATEDQQATAAIIPPEPSYLEPLDEGPFSTVITEEPVEWAHPAASDQGLSCSLIGGAPENPVSWPVGPDLLLKSPQRLPESPQHFCPSEAVHPAAPGPFGATEPPYPGSPDSYPLSATEPGLEGAKGDVGEAVPASVSAPEEPAAFAPASRLEPFFSNCKPLPEAAPDTAPEPACLTTVAQVEALGPMESNFLENGHDLSALGQVEPVPWPDGFPSAEDDLDLGPFSLPDLPPLQAKDVSDVETEPIEEPALIPPEETPAGPPVVLNGGDGPATAAEDQPLRPPDQVAPRLAAEPEPPEEPQPDATVEAAVEAGAVLEGRVPEDSDSSLGPAPAPPEQQPPGSGEEAAEGQDAPAASHSVPDAPVDGSAVADGAGPLDSAGLEGPLGSIQPEVMEPEPKPAAEAPKAPKVEEIPQRMTRNRAQMLANQNKQSSPPSEKEPAPAPAPRAKGRCCEEDDPQAQHPRKRRFQRSSQQLQQQMNTSTQQTREVIQQTLAAIVDAIKLDDIEPYHSDRSNPYFEYLQIRKKIEEKRKILCYITPQAPQCYAEYVTYTGSYLLDGKPLSKLHIPVIAPPPSLAEPLKELFKQQETVRGKLRLQHSIEREKLIVSCEQEILRVHCRAARTIANQAVPFSACTMLLDSEVYNMPLESQGDENKSVRDRFNARQFISWLQDVDDKYDRMKTCLLMRQQHEAAALNAVQRMEWQLKVQELDPAGHKSLCVNEVPSFYVPMVDVNDDFVLLPA; this is encoded by the exons ATGCCTCCAGCTCAGTCCATGTCGTGGTACTGCAAGGCTGGTTCGCTCCTCGAAGGGCCATGGCATGAAATGGAGGTCCCTAGAAGCAAGAAGAAAG AGAAGCAGGGTCCTGAGCGGAAGAGGATTAAGAAGGAGCCTGTCACCCGGAAGGCCGGACTGCTGTTTGGCATGGGGCTGTCTGGGATCCGAGCCGGCTACCCCCTCTCCGAGCGCCAGCAGGTGGCTCTCCTCATGCAGATGACTGCCGAGGAGTCTGCCAATAGCCCAG TAGACACAACACCAAAGCACCCCTCCCAGTCGACAGTGTGTCAGAAGGGGACACCTAACTCTGCCtcaaaaaccaaagacaaagtgAACAAGCGAAACGAGCGCGGAGAGACCCGCCTGCATCGTGCGGCCATCCGCGGGGACGCCCGGCGCATCAAGGAGCTCATCGGCGAGGGCGCGGACGTCAACGTCAAGGACTTCGCAG GCTGGACAGCGCTGCACGAGGCGTGTAACCGTGGCTACTACGACGTCGCCAAGCAGCTGCTGGCCGCGGGCGCGGAGGTGAACACCAAGGGCCTGGATGACGACACCCCCCTGCACGACGCTGCCAACAATGGGCACTACAAG GTGGTGAAGCTGTTGTTACGGTATGGAGGGAACCCTCAGCAAAGCAACAGAAAAGGCGAGACGCCCCTAAAGGTGGCCAACTCCCCGACCATGGTGAATCTCCTGTTGGGCAAGGGGACCTACACATCCAGCGAGGAGAGCTCGACCG CAGAGAGCTCAGAGGAGGAAGACGCCCCGTCGTTCGCACCTTCTAGCTCAGTTGACGGCAATAACACAGACTCTGAATTTGAGAAAGGCCTAAAGCACAAGGCTAAGAATCCAGAGCCCCAGAAAACTGTGACCCCTGTCAAGGATGAATACGAGTTTGACGAGGATGACGAGCAGGACAGAGTCCCTCCAGTGGACGACAAACACTTACTGAAAAAGGATTACAGAAAAGAAACTAAAtcaaacagttttatttctatacccaaaatggaagtgaaaagttACACTAAAAACAACACAATTGCACCAAAGAAAGCGGCTCATCGAATCTTGTCAGACACGTCGGACGAGGAGGACGTTGGTGTCACTGTGGGGACAGGAGAGAAGCTGAGACTCTCGGCACATGCAATATTGCCCAGTAACAAAACACGGGAACCTTCCAGTTCCaagcagcagaaggaaaaaaaagtgaaaaagaagcgaaagaaagaaacaaaaggcaaagaAGTGCGATTTGGAAAGAGGAACGACAAGTTCTGCTCATCGGAGTCGGACAGTGAGTCCTCAGAGAGTGGCGAGGACGATGGGGACTCGGTGGGGAGCTCCGGCTGCCTCAAGGAGTCCCCGCTGGTGCTGAAGGACCCCTCCCTGTTCAGCTCTCTGTCTGCCTCCTCCACCTCGTCCCACGGGAGCTCTGCTGCCCAGAAGCAGAACCCCAGCCACTCAGACCCGCACGCCAAGCACTGGCGGACAGACAATTGGAAAACCATTTCTTCTCCTGCCTGGTCAGAGGTTAGCTCTCTGTCAGACTCCACAAGGACGAGACTGACGAGTGAGTCTGATTGCTCCTCTGAGGGCTCCAGCGTGGAGTCGCTGAAGCCCGTGAGGAAGAAGCAAGAGCACAGGAAGAGGGGCAGCCTGCAGAGCGCCCTGTCCGAGAAGAAGAGCTCTTTCCATGGCAGTGTGGATGGGGCCATTCCCAAGCTGGACAAGGAGGGGAAGGTCGTCAAGAAACACAAAAcgaaacacaaacacaaaaacaaggagaaagggCTGTGTTCAGTCGGTCAGGAACTCAAGCTGAAAAGCTTCACCTATGAGTACGAGGACTCCAAGCAGAGGTCCGAGAAGGCCATACTTCTGGACAACGATGTATCCAGCGAAAACAAGTTGAAGGCCTTGAAGCACGACAGGGACCACTTCAAGAAGGACGAGAGACTTGGCAAAATGAAGTCAGAGGACAAGGAATGGCTCTTTAAAGAGGAGGTGGTCAAAGTTTCCAAGGATGAAAAATCCCTGAAGAGAATCAAAGACATGAGCAGGTCTTTCCGAGAAGAAAAGGACCGtttaaataaagcagaaaaggagaaattagtGAAGGAAAAGTCTCCTAAAGAGGAAAAACTGAGACTAtacaaagaggaaaggaagaaaaagtccaAAGACAGGCCCtcaaaattagagaaaaagaatgacTTTAAAGAGGACAGActttcaaaggagaaagaaaagactttcaaagaagagaaagaaaaactcaaaaaagaaaaggtttataAGGAAGACTCGTCCGCTTTTGATGAATACTGTAACAAGAGTCAGTTTCTGGAGAACGAAGACACCAAGTTCAGCCTTTCTGACGACCAGCAGGACAGGTGGTTTTCCGACCTGTCCGACTCGTCCTTTGATTTCAAAGGGGACGACAGCTGGGATTCTCCAGTGACGGACTACAGGGACGTGAAGAGTGACCCTGTGGCCAGACTGATCCTGGAGACAGTGAAAGAGGACAGCAAGGACAAGAAGCGGGAAAACAAGGGCCGCGAGAAGCGAGACTATGGGGACAAGCGGAACGACAGGGACGCTTTCTTCAGGAAGAAGGACAGGGACTGTCTGGACAAGAGCTGcgagaggaggaaggagcagatggagaagcaCAAAGGCGTCCCCACCTGCCTTCCTGAGAAGGACAAAAAGAGGAGGGAGTCTGCCGAGGGCGGGCGGGACCGGAAGGACCCCCTCGAGGGCACCAAGGAGCGCAAGGACGGCAGGGCCAAGCCCGAGGAGGCGTACCGGGAGGAGCTGAAGGAGCTGGGCGGCGAGGCCAGCTTCAAGGACAGGCCCGACTGCGACTTCGGGAAGGGCCTGGAGCCCTGGGAGAGGCTCCACCCcgccagagagaaggagaagaaggagaaagtgaaattagagaaatataaagaCAAGTCCAGTGACAAAGATAAAAGCGAAAAATCCATCCTTGAGAAGTGTCAGAAGGACAAGGAATTTGACaaatgttttaaagagaaaaaagatagcAAGGAGAAGCATAAAGATACACACAGCAAAGACAAGGAGAGGAAAGCGTCTCTCGACCAAGttaaggaaaagagggagaagactTTCCCTGGGCTTCTCTCCGAGGACTTCCCTGAGAAGAAGGAcgagaagaagggaaaggagaagagcTGGTACATCGCAGACATCTTCACCGACGAGAGCGAGGATGAGAAAGACGAGTACGCGGCCAGCGGGCTCAGACTCGGGGAGGCCGGGGACCCGCCCCGGGTGGACGGCCCCCCAGACCCTGACCGGCACCGGAAGCACTCCGCCGACCGGCAGCactcagagaagcagaaagaCCGGGAGCTccgagaaaagaaaaaggagaagggagcCCTAGAAGGGGgcaaagacaagaaagagaaagtccTCGAGAAGCACAAAGACAAGAAGGATAAAGACTCCGCAGAAAAGTACAAGGACAGGAAAGACCGGATGTCCGTCGACTccactcaggaaaagaaaaacaaacagaagcccCCAGAGAAGGTGGAGAGGAAGCCCCCTGCCGAGGACAAGGCCAAGAGCAGGCACCGGGACAGGCCAGACAGGGAGCACTGCCGAGACAGGAAGGCATCGAGGAGCACGGAGGCCGAGAAGAGCCTGctggagaagctggaggaggaggccCTGCACGCGTACAGGGAGGACTCCAACGACAAGGCCAGCGAGGTGTCCTCGGACAGCTTCACGGACCGCGGGCAGGAGCCGGGCCTCAGTGCCCTCCTGGAGGTGTCCTTCACAGAGCCCCCCGAGGAGAAGGtcaaggagaaagagaggcaCAGACACTCTTCGTCCTCGTCCAAGAAAAGCCACGATCGAGAGAGAATCAAGAAAGACAAGTccgagaaaagagagaagagcgATGATTACAAGGACTCTGGCGGCAGGAAGGACCCCAGCCAGTACGACAAAGACTTCTCGGATGCCGACGCTTATGGGATCCCTTACGGCACGAAAGCCGACGTGGAGGACGGGTTAGATAAAGCCATCGAGCTCTTCTCCACTGAGAAGAAAGATAAGAACGATTCTGAAAGAGAACCCTCCAAGAAAGTAGAGAAGGAGCTGAAGCCCTACGGGTCCAGCACCGCCAGCGCCCtcaaggagaggaggaggagggagaagcaccGGGAGAAGTGGAGGGACGACAGGGACAAGCACCGTGACAGGCACGGGGACGGGCTCCTGCGGCACCACAAGGACGAGCAGAGGCCTGCGGCCAGAGACAAGGACAACCCTCCGAACCCGCTCAGAGACAAGTCCAGGGAGGAGAGCCTGAAACTCAGCGAGACCAAACTGAAGGAGAAGTTCAAGGAAaacccagagaaagagaagggtgACCCGGCAAAGGTCAGCAACGGAAACGAGAAGCTGCCGGTGTCCAGAGACGTGGGCAAGAGAGACGCGCGGCCCAGAGAGAAGCTTCTGGGCGACGGTGACCTGATGATGACCAGCTTCGAGCGCATGCTGTCCCAGAAGGACCTGGAGGTCGAGGAGCGGCACAAGAGACACAAGGAGAGGATGAAGCAGATGGAGAAGATGCGGCACAGGTCCGGGGACCCGAAGCTCAAGGAGAGGATGAAGCCCGCCGAGGACGCGCGCAAGAAGAGTCTGGACGCCCCTCCCAAGAAGCCGCTGGCGCTGGACCCTGCCCTGAAGGACAGGAAGCTCAAGGAGTCTGCTCCTGCTCCGCCCGCCGCCGAGAACAAGCCCCACCCGGGACCAGCTGTGGACGCGAGGGACTGGTTGGCGGGACCGCACATGAAAGAGGTCCTGCCCGCTTCTCCCAGGCCTGACCAGGGCCGGCCCACCGGGGTCCCCACGCCCGCGTCCGTGGTGTCATGCCCCAGCTACGAGGAGGCCATGCACACGCCCAGGACACCGTCCTGCAGCGCCGACGAGTACTCCGACCTCATTTTCGACTGTGCAGACCCCCAGCCCGTGTCCAGCACGTCCGCCCGCgcctgctccccctccttcttcGACAGGTTCTCTGTAGCGGCGGGTGGGGTTTGTGAGACCGCGAGCCAGACGCCTACGAGGCCGTTGTGCACAAGCCTTTACCGCTCGGTCTCCGTCGATATCAGGAGGACCCCCGAGGAAGAATTCAGCCCTGGGGACAAGCTGTTCAGACAGCAGAGTGTCCCCACCGCGTCCACTTACGACTCACCGGGGCAGCACCTGGAGGACAAGGCCCCTGGGCCCCCAGGTCCTGCCGAGAAGTTTGCCTGCTTGTCTCCGGGGTATTATTCCCCAGACTATGgcatcccctcccccaaagcGGACGCTCTGCACTGCCCGCCTGCGGCCGCGGTCaacaccaccccctccccagagggTGCCTTCCCTGGTTTACAAGCGAAGTCCCCCCCTCCACACAGAGATGAGCTGTTGGCCCCATCCATGGAGGGAGCCCTTCCGCCTGACTTGGGCATCCCCCTGGATGCCACGGAGGACCAGCAGGCCACTGCCGCCATCATCCCCCCGGAGCCCAGCTACCTGGAACCACTGGACGAGGGGCCCTTCAGCACGGTCATCACGGAGGAGCCCGTTGAGTGGGCGCACCCGGCAGCCTCAGACCAGGGCCTCTCCTGCAGCCTGATCGGGGGCGCCCCTGAGAACCCCGTCAGCTGGCCTGTGGGGCCGGACCTCCTGCTTAAGTCCCCACAGCGACTCCCAGAGTCCCCGCAGCATTTCTGCCCCAGTGAGGCTGTCCACCCTGCTGCGCCGGGGCCCTTTGGGGCCACAGAGCCCCCttacccaggctcccctgactCGTACCCTCTGTCGGCCACCGAGCCTGGACTTGAGGGCGCCAAAGGTGACGTGGGGGAGGCGGTCCCGGCCTctgtctccgccccagaggagccagcCGCCTTTGCCCCTGCCTCCAGGCTGGAGCCATTCTTCTCCAACTGCAAGCCGCTGCCGGAAGCAGCCCCCGACACGGCCCCGGAGCCTGCGTGTTTGACCACCGTGGCTCAGGTGGAGGCTCTGGGGCCCATGGAAAGTAACTTCCTGGAAAACGGGCATGACCTGTCGGCCCTCGGCCAGGTGGAGCCGGTGCCCTGGCCCGACGGCTTCCCCAGCGCCGAGGACGACTTAGATCTCGGGCCCTTTTCCTTGCCAGACCTTCCCCCTCTTCAAGCGAAAGACGTTTCCGACGTCGAAACAGAACCTATAGAAGAGCCTGCCCTCATTCCTCCGGAAGAGACCCCAGCGGGGCCCCCTGTGGTCCTGAATGGCGGGGATGGCCCTGCCACGGCCGCCGAGGACCAGCCCCTGCGGCCTCCTGACCAGGTGGCCCCCCGGCTTGCCGCAGAGCCCGAGCCCCCGGAGGAGCCCCAGCCAGATGCCACGGTGGAAGCCGCGGTAGAAGCAGGGGCCGTGTTGGAGGGGAGGGTCCCTGAGGACTCCGACTCCAGCCTGGGGCCCGCGCCGGCACCCCCCGAGCAGCAACCACCAGGGAGTGGAGAGGAGGCGGCCGAGGGCCAAGATGCGCCGGCCGCATCCCACAGCGTGCCCGACGCCCCCGTGGACGGCTCGGCCGTGGCGGATGGGGCCGGCCCACTCGACAGTGCCGGTCTCGAGGGGCCGCTGGGCAGCATCCAGCCCGAAGTGATGGAACCAGAACCCAAACCCGCGGCCGAAGCCCCCAAGGCCCCCAAAGTGGAGGAGATCCCCCAGCGCATGACCAGGAACCGGGCCCAGATGCTGGCCAACCAGAACAAGCAGAGCTCGCCCCCCTCGGAGAAGGAGCCCGCGCCCGCACCCGCCCCCCGAGCAAAGGGCCGCTGCTGTGAGGAGGACGACCCCCAGGCCCAGCACCCACGCAAGCGCCGCTTCCAGCGCTCCagccagcagctgcagcagcagaTGAACACGTCCACACAGCAGACGCGGGAAGTGATCCAGCAGACGCTGGCCGCCATCGTGGACGCCATCAAGCTGGACGACATCGAGCCCTACCACAGCGACAGGTCCAACCCGTACTTCGAATACTTGCAGATCAGGAAGAAGATCGAGGAGAAGCGCAAGATCCTCTGCTACATCACCCCTCAGGCACCCCAGTGCTACGCCGAGTACGTCACCTACACGGGCTCCTACCTCCTGGACGGCAAGCCGCTCAGCAAGCTGCACATCCCCGTG ATtgcgccccctccctccctggcggAGCCCTTGAAGGAGTTGTTCAAGCAGCAGGAGACGGTGCGGGGCAAGCTGCGTCTGCAACACAGCATCGAGCGG gaaaaGCTCATCGTCTCCTGCGAGCAGGAGATCCTGCGGGTTCACTGCCGGGCGGCGAGGACCATTGCGAACCAGGCGGTGCCGTTCAGTGCCTGCACCATGCTGCTGGACTCGGAGGTCTACAACATGCCCTTGGAAAGTCAG GGGGATGAGAACAAGTCCGTGCGCGACCGGTTCAATGCCCGCCAGTTCATCTCCTGGCTCCAGGACGTGGATGACAAGTATGACCGCATGAAG ACATGTCTCCTGATGCGGCAACAGCACGAGGCCGCAGCTCTCAACGCCGTGCAGAGGATGGAGTGGCAGCTGAAGGTCCAGGAGCTGGACCCCGCCGGGCACAAGTCCTTGTGTGTCAACGAGGTGCCCTCCTTCTACGTGCCCATGGTCGATGTCAACGACGACTTCGTGCTTCTGCCAGCCTGA